Part of the Solanum pennellii chromosome 10, SPENNV200 genome is shown below.
acaacagcaacaacaccaGCAAttacaagaacaacatcaacaaaaagaacaacaatagtaacaacaacaataacaacaacaacaaaacttgccacaacaacagcagcaacaacaacaacaaaagcaacaacaacaacaacaattaaagcactaacaataacaacaacatcatcaagaagaagaataataacagcaacaacaacagcaaaaacataaacataaaaaatcaacaGCAACACAACACGAACagtaacaaacaaaaataaacacaacaataacaaaaacgacaacaaccacaacaccaacagcaatagcaacaacaacaacaacaataacaacaacaacaacaacagtagcaaCAAGAACATCATCAACAATCAACAGCAGCAACCACAacaactataaaaataaaaacaaaaacaacaacagcaacaaccacaaaacaatcaaaaataacaactgaaaccaccaccaccaccacaacaacaacaacactaacAAAAGCAGCAGCAACTAccgcaacaacaataacaacaacaacaacaacaacaacaacacaaccagcaacaacaataacaataacaacaacaccaacaacatcagcaacaacaacagcaacaaaaataacaataacaacaacaacaatagcaataacaactggaacaacagcaacaacagcaacaacaacaaaaacaacaacaacaacaacaacagcaacaacaaaaacaacaacaacaactaaaacaacaacaacaacaatatcaaaaacatcaacaacaacaatagcaacaacaaaaaaataacaataacagcaatagtaataacagcaagtacaacaacaacaacagcaagaACAATAATAGGAGCACCACcagcaacaaaaacaacaacaataacaaaagcttcaataataacaacaacagaAACATCaacaccaccaacaacaacaacagcaacaactgcaacaacaaaaacaacaacaataacaacaataatagtaacagcagcaacaacaacaacaacaacaacaacaactgcaacaacaacaacaataacaacaacaacaatagcagcaacaacaacagcagcaccAATAGAAACAATatcaacaacaactacaacaacaataataatagcaacaaaaattacaatagcaacaacaacaacaacaacacaaaaggcaacaacaaaaatagcaagaacaacaacaatagcaacaacaactaaaacaataacatcaacaatagcaacaacaacatcaaccacAATAACAATaccagcaataacaacaacaacaacaacaaccaccaccataacaacaacaacaataacaaaactTGCAGCAACAATAGTAACAGGAACAACAAcaatagaaaaaacaaaaacaacaacaacaacaacaacaacagcactaacaataacaacaaccacaacaacaacaatgccaataccaacaacaaaaacaacaacaacaacaacaataccgacaacaacaacaacaacaacaacaacaacaaaattagaaactacaacaacaacaacaacaacaacaacaacaataatcgcaacaacaaaaacaaaaacaacaacaacaacaataacaacaatagcagcaacaactacaacaataacaacaacaatagcaacaacaaaaacaacaacaacaacaataccagcaatatcatcaacaacaacaacaacaacaaccaccataagaacaacaacaacaacaaaacttgcagcaacaacagcaacaggaacaacaacaatagcaacaacaaaaacaacaacaataacaacaatagcagcaacaactacaacaataacaacgacaatagcaacaacaaaaacaacaacaataacaacaatagcagcaacaactacaacaataacaacgacaatagcaacaacaaaaacaacaacaataacaacaatagcagcaacaactacaacaataacaacgacaatagcaacaacaaaaacaacaacaataacaacaatagcagcaacaactacaacaataacaacgacaatagcaacaacaaaaacaacaacaataacaacaatagcagcaacaactacaacaataacaacgacaatagcaacaacaaaaacaacaacaataacaacaatagcagcaacaactacaacaataacaacgacaatagcaacaacaaaaacaacaacaataacaacaatagcagcaacaactacaacaataacaacgacaatagcaacaacaaaaacaacaacaataacaacaatagcagcaacaactacaacaataacaacgacaatagcaacaacaaaaacaacaacaataacaacaatagcagcaacaactacaacaataacaacgacaatagcaacaacaaaaacaacaacaataacaacaatagcagcaacaactacaacaataacaacgacaatagcaacaacaaaaacaacaacaataacaacaatagcagcaacaactacaacaataacaacgacaatagcaacaacaaaaacaacaacaataacaacaatagcagcaacaactacaacaataacaacgacaatagcaacaacaaaaacaacaacaataacaacaatagcagcaacaactacaacaataacaacgacaatagcaacaacaaaaacaacaacaataacaacaatagcagcaacaactacaacaataacaacgacaatagcaacaacaaaaacaacaacaataacaacaatagcagcaacaactacaacaataacaacgacaatagcaacaacaaaaacaacaacaataacaacaatagcagcaacaactacaacaataacaacgacaatagcaacaacaaaaacaacaacaataacaacaatagcagcaacaactacaacaataacaacgacaatagcaacaacaaaaacaacaacaataacaacaatagcagcaacaactacaacaataacaacgacaatagcaacaacaaaaacaacaacaataacaacaatagcagcaacaactacaacaataacaacgacaatagcaacaacaaaaacaacaacaataacaacaatagcagcaacaactacaacaataacaacgacaatagcaacaacaaaaacaacaacaataacaacaatagcagcaacaactacaacaataacaacgacaatagcaacaacaaaaacaacaacaataacaacaatagcagcaacaactacaacaataacaacgacaatagcaacaacaaaaacaacaacaataacaacaatagcagcaacaactacaacaataacaacgacaatagcaacaacaaaaacaacaacaataacaacaatagcagcaacaactacaacaataacaacgacaatagcaacaacaaaaacaacaacaataacaacaatagcagcaacaactacaacaataacaacgacaatagcaacaacaaaaacaacaacaataacaacaatagcagcaacaactacaacaataacaacgacaatagcaacaacaaaaacaacaacaataacaacaatagcagcaacaactacaacaataacaacgacaatagcaacaacaaaaacaacaacaataacaacaatagcagcaacaactacaacaataacaacgacaatagcaacaacaaaaacaacaacaataacaacaacaataccagcaatatcatcaacaacaacaacaacaacaaccaccataagaacaacaacaacaacaaaacttgcagcaacaacagcaacaggaacaacaacaatagcaaaaacaaaaacaacaacaataacaacaacaacagcactaacaataacaacaaccacaaaaaaaacaatgccaacaccaacaacaaaaacaacaacaataacaacaacaataccagcaacaacaacagcagcagcagcaacaacaacaataacaacaaaaagagcaactacaacaacaacaacaacaacaaaaacaacaacaacaatatcaacagtaacaacaacaacactacTAACACCAACTACAACATCAGCAACAAGAAGCAGAACCATAATAgtaacagcaacagcaacaacgacaataaaaacaacagcaacaacaacaacaacaacaacaatagcaacaacaagaACAGCAACACCAatacaaacaacaaaaaaaaaagcactaataacaacaacagcaagaaaaacaaaaacaacaccaataacaacaacaaaaacaacaacaacaacgacaataacaataacagcaacaacaacaacactaccAATAgctacaacaacaatagcaacaacagaaacaacagttgcaacaacaacaccaacaacaatatcaaatacggcaacaacaacaacaacaacaacaagaaaaataacACCAGCAACAACATTGTTAAAAGCTACAACAAAAGTAGCAGCAATAATAACTGCAGCAACAAGAGCAATAAAAAGAACACCAGCAACAACATGAtcatcatcaataacaacaacaacaacaacaacaacagtagcaataacaaaaacatcaacaatCAAAAGCAATTACAACaaaaacattaacaacaaaaacaaacacaaaataataacaacaacaattacaacaacagcaacaacaacagcaacaacaataataacaacaacatcaaaaacaacaacaacaagaacaacaagaacaataagaacaataacaacaacaaaaataacaaaagaatcAGCAACTATCGCAGCAACAATAACAGCagcacaacaaaaacaacaacaaaaacaacaccaacaacaacatttacAACAGCAATAACAAAAACAGAAGCAACAATACcagtagcaacaacaagaacaaaaacaacaccagcaacaacatcatcaacaagaacaacaacaacagcagcaacaacaacagcaaaaaaaaaacacatcaaaaatcaatagcaacaaaaacaacaacagtaactacaaaaataaacacaacaataacaacaacaacaacagccacaacaccaacaacaatagcaacaagaacaacaacaacaacaaaataaccagcaacaacaacaatagcaaaaACATCagcaacaataataacaataacaacaagaacaataacaataacaactaaaaaaataccaccaccaccaccaccaccaacaacaacaacagcaacaatagtaatagcagcaacaacaacaacaacatcatcaacaacaacgacaataaCAGCAGCAattacaatagcaacaacatcGTTAACAACAGTAGCAAAAactactacaacaacaacaacaacagaaacaacaacaacaacaacaacaacaacaacaacaacattaacaacaacaacaacagcaacaacaaccacaacaacaacaacaataacaacaacaacaagaaaacTTGCAGCAAcaacagaaacaacaacaacaacaacaacaaccacagcaacaaaaaaaacaacaacaacaacaacaatagcactaacaataacaaatgcaacaacaaaaacaatgccaacaccaacaacaaaaacaacaacaacaacaacaacaataccagcaacaacaacaacagcagcaaccacaacaacaacaaaaacaacaacaacaacaactacaacaacaacagcaacatcaacaacaataatagcaacaacaacaacaacaacatcaacaacaacaacctgaacaataacaagaacaacaacataaacagcaacaacaacaacaccactaccaccaccaccaacaacaacaacaacaacaacaataataataatagtaaaagtagcatcaccaacaacaacagcaacaataacaacaacaacaacaacaataacaacaacaacaatatcaacaacaacaacaacaacaacaacaacaccaatagaaacaacaaccacaacaacaacaacaataacaaaaacaataataattgcaacaacaacaatagaaaCAACAACAGCAAGAACAACAGCTACAAATACAATAACAACACcaatagaaacaacaacaataaaaaaaacactagTAAAAGcaataacataaacaaaaacaaaaacaaaacaaacagcaacattaaaacaacaacatcaatagaaacaacaacaacaacaacaacaacaataacaactacaacaaccgcaacaacaacaacaaaaacaacaacaacaacaacaactacagcaacaacaactacaacaacaacaacaacaataacaaaaacatcagcaacaacaataggaacaacaagaacaataacaaCGACAACAGAAGCAATAACATCAACTACAAAATAACAactgcaacaacaacaatagaaacaacaacaacaacaccaacaacaacaaaagcatcaacaataaaaataatagaaacatcaacaacaacaacaaaaacactaccaccaccaccaacaacaataacaacaacaacagcaacaatagtaacagcagcaacaacaacaacatcatcaacaacaacgacaataaCAACAGCAATTACAACAGCAACACCATCATTAACAACAATAGCaaaaactacaacaacaacaagaacaacaacaacaataacaacaacaacattaacaacaacaacaacagcaacaacaaccacaacaacaacaacaataacaacaacaacaacaaaacttgcagcaacaacaacaacaaatacaacaacaacaaccacaacaacaacaaaaacaacaacaacaacaacaacaatagcactaacaataacaaatgcaacaacaaaaacgatgccaacaccaacaacaaaaacaacaacaacaacaacaacaataccagcaacaacaacaacagcagcatccacaacaacaacaaaaacaacaacaacaacaacaacaataccagcaacaacaacaacagcagcatccacaacaacaacaaaaacaacaacaacaacaactacaacaacaacaacaacatcaacaacaataatagcaacaacaacaacaacaacaacaacaacagcaacaacaacaacttgaacaataacaagaacaacaacataaacaacaacaacaacaccactaccaccaccaccaacaacaacaacaataataataatagtaaaagtagcaccaccaacaacaacagcaacaacaccaGCAAttacaagaacaacatcaacaaaaacaacaacaatagtaacaacaacaataacaacaacaacaaaacttgccacaacaacagcagcaacaacaacaacaacagcaacaacaccaGCAAttacaagaacaacatcaacaaaaacaacaacaatagtaacaacaacaataacaacaacaacaaaacttgccacaacaacagcagcaacaacaacaacaacagcaacaacaccaGCAAttacaagaacaacatcaacaaaaacaacaacaatagtaacaacaacaataacaacaacaacaaaacttgccacaacaacagcagcaacaacaacaacaacagcaacaacaccaGCAAttacaagaacaacatcaacaaaaacaacaacaatagtaacaacaacaataacaacaacaacaaaacttgccacaacaacagcagcaacaacaacaacaacagcaacaacaccaGCAAttacaagaacaacatcaacaaaaacaacaacaatagtaacaacaacaataacaacaacaacaaaacttgccacaacaacagcagcaacaacaacaacaacagcaacaacaccaGCAAttacaagaacaacatcaacaaaaacaacaacaatagtaacaacaacaataacaacaacaacaaaacttgccacaacaacagcagcaacaacaacaacaacagcaacaacaccaGCAAttacaagaacaacatcaacaaaaacaacaacaatagtaacaacaacaataacaacaacaacaaaacttgccacaacaacagcagcaacaacaacaacaacagcaacaacaccaGCAAttacaagaacaacatcaacaaaaacaacaacaatagtaacaacaacaataacaacaacaacaaaacttgccacaacaacagcagcaacaacaacaacaacagcaacaacaccaGCAAttacaagaacaacatcaacaaaaacaacaacaatagtaacaacaacaataacaacaacaacaaaacttgccacaacaacagcagcaacaacaacaacaacagcaacaacaccaGCAAttacaagaacaacatcaacaaaaacaacaacaatagtaacaacaacaataacaacaacaacaaaacttgccacaacaacagcagcaacaacaacaacaacagcaacaacaccaGCAAttacaagaacaacatcaacaaaaacaacaacaatagtaacaacaacaataacaacaacaacaaaacttgccacaacaacagcagcaacaacaacaacaacagcaacaacaccaGCAAttacaagaacaacatcaacaaaaacaacaacaatagtaacaacaacaataacaacaacaacaaaacttgccacaacaacagcagcaacaacaacaacaacagcaacaacaccaGCAAttacaagaacaacatcaacaaaaacaacaacaatagtaacaacaacaataacaacaacaacaaaacttgccacaacaacagcagcaacaacaacaacaacagcaacaacaccaGCAAttacaagaacaacatcaacaaaaacaacaacaatagtaacaacaacaataacaacaacaacaaaacttgccacaacaacagcagcaacaacaacaacaacagcaacaacaccaG
Proteins encoded:
- the LOC114074362 gene encoding probable serine/threonine-protein kinase clkA — encoded protein: DNSNNKNNNNNNNSSNNYNNNNDNSNNKNNNNNNNSSNNYNNNNDNSNNKNNNNNNNSSNNYNNNNDNSNNKNNNNNNNSSNNYNNNNDNSNNKNNNNNNNSSNNYNNNNDNSNNKNNNNNNNSSNNYNNNNDNSNNKNNNNNNNSSNNYNNNNDNSNNKNNNNNNNSSNNYNNNNDNSNNKNNNNNNNSSNNYNNNNDNSNNKNNNNNNNSSNNYNNNNDNSNNKNNNNNNNSSNNYNNNNDNSNNKNNNNNNNSSNNYNNNNDNSNNKNNNNNNNSSNNYNNNNDNSNNKNNNNNNNSSNNYNNNNDNSNNKNNNNN